The Qipengyuania oceanensis genome includes the window ACGGCAGCGCCAGCGGATCCTCGGGCGTGACCGGCAGCAGTACCACGACCAGTGGCGGCCGGGTGACCGGTTCCTTCTCCGTCCCGCAGGACTGAGCGCATTCTCACCGCAGCCGAACGGGGTCTTCTGACGCTGCTCGGCCCGCGCGAGCGCCAGGGCGCGATCGCTCGAGAGCTCTGGCCTGACGTGGATGCACTGGCCGCCGACCAGCGGCTGCAACCGCACCTGCACGCACGTATGCAGCGTGGTGCTATCGCCTATCATGTACCGGACGCCATCGCCGCCCGCTGGCAGGCGGCGCACCGCGCGGCGGCGCTGGCGGCACTCGTCCAGCGGCGGGATATTCTCAAGGCCGCAGCCACTCTGCGGACGGCCGGCGTCGACGCGATCGTTCTCAAGGGCGGTTGGCTTTCCTGGACCGTCTATCCCGATCCCGCCGAACGGGTGCTGCGCGATCTCGACCTGCTCGTGCGCGAGAGCGATGCCCCCCGCGCGCTCGCCGCCCTGCTGGCGGCCGGGATGGAAGCCATCGAGGCTTTTCCGGACGATCCGGCGGACCATGCCGTTTCGCACAAGGAACTGGCGGTGCTCGCGACCGAAGCGGGAACGATCGTCGAGTTGCACGCCCATGCCTGGGAGCCGCCAGGCAGCCTCCAATGGCCGACCCCGCCGCTCGCCGACGAACGCCTTTTCGCACATTCAGTGCGCGACCGGGACAGCGGCCTCCTCGCGCTGTCGGCGCAGGACATGCTCGCGCATCTCGCGATTCACGCGGCCTACAGCCACCGGTTCGAAGTCGGGCCGCTGATCCTCGCGGACGTCGACTACCTGCTGCGCGAGCACCCGCTCGATTGGCCCACATTCTGGGATGCGGCGGAAACTGGCCGGTTCGCGCGCGGAGCGGCGCTAACGCTCGCGCTGGTCGACCGCTGGCGCCTGCCCGGTCTCATCGAGAGGAGCGCTTGCCCGCTTCCCGTCGACGAGTTGGCGATCGACCATGCCTCGCGCCTCCTGCTCCAGCCGTCCGGTCAGCGCCGCGATACGCGCAGCCTCGCCGCCATCAGGCAGGTGCACGCGGCCGAGGGTATCGCGAAAGCGGCGGCACTGGGCTTCGCACGGCTCGGCAAGACGATGCACGATCCCGCGCACATGCTGCGCCGGCTGGGCGACACCGCGCGCGCCCTGCGCGACCCGGCAATCGCGCGCGCGGCAGAAAGCTCGCAAATGGTCGGGGACTGGCTCGACGGCTGATCGCGCTCAATATGCGCGGCGGTGAACCAGCACGAGCAGGGTCCGGAGCATGATCGCTGCATCGCGCAGCAGGTTCCAGCGCGCGATGTACTCGAGATCGGCCTGCAGGCGGACGGCGAGATCTTCTTCCTGCTCGGTGCTGCCGCGAAGGCCGCGCACCTGCGCCAGGCCGGTCAGGCCGGGCTTGAGCGAGTGTCGATGCCAGTACCGGGCGTCGACTTCCCAGAACAGCTTGTCGCCTGCCTGCGAGGCGAGGGCATGGGGGCGTGGCCCGACGATCGCCATTTCGCCGCGCAGCACGTTCCACAGCTGCGGCAGTTCATCGAGGCTGGTGCGCCTGAGGAACCGACCGATCGCCGTCACCCGCGCATCGTCGCGTTCGGTCGAGCGCAGTCCGTCCCGGTCCGCGCTGCCGGATCGCATCGTGCGAAACTTCAGCATCGGGAAGATGCGATTGCCCTTGCCCACCCGGGGCTGGACGAACAGCACCGGGCCGCCATCGCCGAGTTTGACGGCCAGCGCGATCGCAGCCAGCACCGGCGCCAGCAGCACCAGCGCCGGACCGGCAATCGCAAGGTCGAACATGCGTTTCACCGCCCGGGCCCGCAAGCCGAGCGGCCCCATCGCCACAACCAGCGCGCTCTGCCGTTGCGCGTCATAGCGGGTGACGTCGATCGCCCCGATGGAATGCGCGGGCTCGCTGAGGATTTCGCCGGTCACGCCGCTTGCCTTCAGAACATAGGCCCATGGCTCGCGCCGCTCGCGACTGCAGGACACGATCACCTTGTCCCTGTTGCGCAGGTGCTGGCCGAGCCTGTCGAGCGCCTGCGGGTCCTGCGCTGCCGGGTCGAGGCCGGCATCCGCCGCGTCGGCAACTACCGCGCCGGGCAAGGTAAACTCTGGCCCATCGTCGCGGATCACGAGGATGTTCGAAACGCGCCCGTCCCAGATGCGGGCGACCACGCCATGCGTCGCCAGCCGGACGAGCGCGATCGCGCCGCCCGCAATGACGATCGCCAATGCCGACGCCGCACGCGAGAACACTGCCCCGGTCTTGGCGTAGAACAGCACGAAGCTCAGCAGCGCAGCCGAGATCAGCAGCGCCTGCATCGCTTTGCCGAGCGCAAAGCGCAGGTCTTCCAGCGCGCCGAGCGAGTATGTGGCGTTGTAGAGGCCGATGGTCAGGTAGATCGGCAGCAGCAACTGCGCCTGCAGCCAGGCGGTGGGGTGCGGGAAAAGCCCCTCGTAGAGCCAACCTGCCGCCAGTCCTGCCACCAGGATCGCGCAGACATCGGCCAGCAGCATGGCGAGGTAGGCGCGCAAGCGGCGGCGCTCGAGCGAGGGCGCGACCGGGGGCGCCATCCGGCGCGCCTCGGCCAAGGCCTTCTGTGCTTCGAGAAATTCTTCCGACACTCTGGCGGCGTCCCATCAAACCCGGACCCAGGTAGTAACACGTAGGCCGCAGGCTTGCGAGCGCAGGAAGATGAATTCTGTGCAGCCGCTCCGCAGCGTTAAAAAAGGTGGGCGGCCTCAGCGGCGTCCGGCGAAGCGCGCAATCTCCGTGAGTTCCTGGGCCAGCAGCAATTCGGATGCCTGGCTGTTGGCGAGCATAGCCTGGTGCAGCTTGGTCAGCCGCGTCGTCAGCCGCTCGAGCCGGCCGCCGCGCCACGTACCGATCTGGCTGGCGATGTCGCGTTCGTCGCGAAAGAAGATACCCAGCGATGCCTTGCGTCCCCGGTCGAGGTCGCCCATCCGCCCGCGCGGCCCGAGCGCCGCGGAAACGCGCGCCAGCTGGGCTGTCCGCCGCTCGAACGCGAGAAGCAGGCCGACCGGATTCAGCGAGAGCTCGCGCATGCGCCGGATCTCGCCCGGCACATTGCGCGCATCGCCCGAAAGCACGGCGTTGACCACCGGCATGAACCCGTCTTCCTCGCAATTCGCACCGATCGCATCGAGGGCGGCCGCCTCGACCAGGACCGGCGACTGCGGCGAGGCGTCGCAATAGAGCGCGAGCTTGTCGATTTCCGACTGGGCCAGCCGCACGTCGAGGTTCGCCCCGCGTGCGATCCGCTCGGCAAGATCGCCGGCGAGCTTGAGGCCCGCCGCGCTCGCCATGGTCCGGACAGAACTTGCCACCGAAGACAGGTCCGGCGGCCAGAACATCGCCATCAGCGCATCCTTGCGGGGGCTGAGCAGCTTGGCGGTGCGCGACTTGTCGGTAGCCGACGTGGCGACCACGATCACCGGACAGGCTTCGGCGGTATGCGACAACAGGTTGCCGATCGCGTCGAAAGCCTCGTCTCCGCTGGCGCGGACCCAGATGTGCCTGCTGGTGCCGAACAGCGATGTCGAACGCGCCTCGTCCCCTAGTAGAACCGGGTCCTTGCGCAGTTGCGCGCCGGAAAGCTCGACCCGCTCGCCGGGATCATCGAGGAGTTCGACAGTGCGCTGGGCGGCGGCAGCGGCCCCCGCTTCGTCCGGTCCGCAGAAGAAGAATACCCGCGCCTCGCGCACGGCACGCTGGACGACGCTGGCGAAATCCTTCTGGGTCGCCTTCATCGCATCATTGCTGGCCGCTGCGCAGCGCCAGCGAGAGTTCGGTCACGATCCGGTCGGCAATCTCGTTCGACAGATTCTCGAGCGCGGTCTGCTCGGCCGCGATTGTCGCGTACTCGCTCGACACGACGTCGATCCCTGCATCGTATCCGGCGGTCGCATCCAGCAGGATGTCGCCCGAGGCGATATCGACCAGCTGATACCTTGCGCGCAGGATCCGGCGTTCGCGGCTGATCGTGTCGTCGTTGAGCACGCCCAGCGCTTCGAGATCGTCGTCGAGCCGCACGTCGAGGCGATAAGTCGCCGCGCCCGCATCGACCATGCCGAGCCGGTCCTGCAAGGCATTGCGGACGAGCCAGCCCTGCCGTCCCGGAATCGCTGGCACGGAAATCTGCGACAGCCCTTGCGCAACCGCGCCGCTGCCGCCGCCGGCATACATCGGCTGCAGACCGCATGCCGAAAGCGAGACAGCGGCGCCGAGCAGGAGCAACAGGCCTCTCATGTGACGATATTGACCAGCCGGTCGGGCACCACGATCACCTTGCGAACCTCGGCCCCGTCGATGGAGCGCTGCACCTTCTCGCTCGCCAGAGCCATTTCTTCAAGCGCCTCCTTCGAGGCACCCTTGGGTGCGGTGAGCGTATCGCGCAGCTTGCCCATGTGCTGCACGGCGATGGTAACTTCATCCTCGACCAGCAGCGCCGGATCGACTTCGGGCCAGGCAGCCTCGGCGATCAGGCCGGAAAAGCCTGCGCGGTGCCAGGCTTCCTCCGCCAGGTGCGGCATCATGGGCGCGACCATCAGCATCATCGAGCGGACCGCTTCGCTGCGGGTGGCGGTGGCATCGGCCTTCTCGACCGCGCTCGCCAGCTCGTAGAGCCGGGCGACCGCCTTGTTGAACGAGAGCGCCTCGATGTCATCGGCGATCGCGGCAATCGTCTGGTGGAGCTTGCGCGCCAGTTGCCTGTCTTCGCCGGTGGCACTGCCATCGTAGGTGCCAAAAATGCGCCACAGCCGGTGGACGAAGCGCGCACAGCCTTCGATCCCGGCTTCGGACCAGGGCAGGTCGCGTTCGGGCGGGCTGTCAGACAGCATGAACCAGCGGACCGCGTCCGCGCCGTGCTGGGCGACGATCGTGTCCGGGTCGACGACGTTCTTCTTCGACTTGGACATCTTGATGACGCGTCCGATCTCGACCTCGCCGCCATCCTGGGTCAACAGCGCGCGATCGGCCTCGCGGCTGATTTCCTCGGGCGCGTAATAGACCGTCCGCTCGCCGTCCTTGCGGCTGTAGGTCTCGTGCGTGACCATGCCTTGCGTGAACAGCGAGGCGAAAGGCTCCTTCACCTCCAGCTTGCCGGTGCTCGCCAGCGCGCGCGTCCAGAAGCGGGCGTAGAGCAAGTGCAGGATCGCGTGCTCGATTCCGCCGATATACTGTTCGACCGGCATCCACTTGGCGACTTCTTCCGCGTCGAACGGCTTGTCGGCGGGCTGGCTCGCAAAGCGCAGGAAATACCACGAGCTGTCGACGAAAGTGTCGAGCGTGTCGGTTTCGCGCCGGGCCGCCCCGCCGCACCCCGGACAGTCCACCTTGCTCCAGGTCGGATGGCGTTCGAGCGGGTTGCCCGGCGTCTTGAAGTCGACGTCTTCGGGCAGGACGACGGGGAGCTGGTCCTTCGGCACCGGGACCACGCCGCAATTATCGCAATGGATGAAGGGGATCGGCGTCCCCCAGTATCGCTGGCGGCTCGCGCCCCAGTCGCGCAGGCGCCAGACGGTCTTGCCTTGGCCCTTGCCCATCGCCTCGATGCGGGCGATGATTTCGCGCTTGGCATCCTCGACGCTCATGCCGTCGAGGAAGTCCGAATTGACGATCACGCCTTCACCGGCTTCCGCTTCCCTGCCGAAGGGCTTGTCCGCATCCTCGACACTGGGCGCGACGACGCGCGGGATCGGCAGGCCATACTTGGTCGCGAATTCGAAATCGCGCTGGTCGTGCCCGGGCACGGCCATGATCGCCCCGGTGCCGTAGTCCATGAGCACGAAGTTCGCGATGAAGACCGGCAGGTCCGCCCCGGTGAAGGGGTGCCTGGCCGTGATGCCGGTATCGAAGCCGAGCTTCTCCGCGGTCTCCAGCTCCGCAGCCGTCGTCCCGCCGCGCTTGCACAGCGCGATGAACTCGCGCGCCTCGGCGCTATTTGCCGCCACGCCTTGCGCGACCGGATGATCCGCCGCCACGGCGACGAAGCTTGCGCCGAAAATCGTGTCGGGCCGCGTGGTGTAGACCGGAAGCGTGTCGCCGCTCGACAGGTCGAAACTGAATTCCAGCCCGGTCGACTTGCCGATCCAGTTGCCCTGCATCAGCCTGACCTTGTCGGGCCAGTCCCCGAGGTCGCCCAGCCCCTCGAGCAGGTCTTCGGCGAAGGCGGTGATCTTGAAGAACCACTGGTCGAGCTTTCGCTTTTCCACTTCGGCGCCCGAGCGCCAGCCCTTGCCGTCTATCACCTGTTCGTTGGCG containing:
- a CDS encoding DNA polymerase III subunit delta is translated as MKATQKDFASVVQRAVREARVFFFCGPDEAGAAAAAQRTVELLDDPGERVELSGAQLRKDPVLLGDEARSTSLFGTSRHIWVRASGDEAFDAIGNLLSHTAEACPVIVVATSATDKSRTAKLLSPRKDALMAMFWPPDLSSVASSVRTMASAAGLKLAGDLAERIARGANLDVRLAQSEIDKLALYCDASPQSPVLVEAAALDAIGANCEEDGFMPVVNAVLSGDARNVPGEIRRMRELSLNPVGLLLAFERRTAQLARVSAALGPRGRMGDLDRGRKASLGIFFRDERDIASQIGTWRGGRLERLTTRLTKLHQAMLANSQASELLLAQELTEIARFAGRR
- a CDS encoding sugar transferase: MSEEFLEAQKALAEARRMAPPVAPSLERRRLRAYLAMLLADVCAILVAGLAAGWLYEGLFPHPTAWLQAQLLLPIYLTIGLYNATYSLGALEDLRFALGKAMQALLISAALLSFVLFYAKTGAVFSRAASALAIVIAGGAIALVRLATHGVVARIWDGRVSNILVIRDDGPEFTLPGAVVADAADAGLDPAAQDPQALDRLGQHLRNRDKVIVSCSRERREPWAYVLKASGVTGEILSEPAHSIGAIDVTRYDAQRQSALVVAMGPLGLRARAVKRMFDLAIAGPALVLLAPVLAAIALAVKLGDGGPVLFVQPRVGKGNRIFPMLKFRTMRSGSADRDGLRSTERDDARVTAIGRFLRRTSLDELPQLWNVLRGEMAIVGPRPHALASQAGDKLFWEVDARYWHRHSLKPGLTGLAQVRGLRGSTEQEEDLAVRLQADLEYIARWNLLRDAAIMLRTLLVLVHRRAY
- the leuS gene encoding leucine--tRNA ligase gives rise to the protein MTDTSFDPSEAPADRFDPGEADSRWQRAWEEARVFEADSDSAKPKSYVLEMFPYPSGRIHIGHVRNYTMGDVLARYKAMRGFEVLHPMGWDAFGMPAENAAMEKGVHPGGWTRANIANMKEQLKRLGFALDWSREFATCDPEYYGHEQALFLDLYEAGLVYRRQSEVNWDPVDMTVLANEQVIDGKGWRSGAEVEKRKLDQWFFKITAFAEDLLEGLGDLGDWPDKVRLMQGNWIGKSTGLEFSFDLSSGDTLPVYTTRPDTIFGASFVAVAADHPVAQGVAANSAEAREFIALCKRGGTTAAELETAEKLGFDTGITARHPFTGADLPVFIANFVLMDYGTGAIMAVPGHDQRDFEFATKYGLPIPRVVAPSVEDADKPFGREAEAGEGVIVNSDFLDGMSVEDAKREIIARIEAMGKGQGKTVWRLRDWGASRQRYWGTPIPFIHCDNCGVVPVPKDQLPVVLPEDVDFKTPGNPLERHPTWSKVDCPGCGGAARRETDTLDTFVDSSWYFLRFASQPADKPFDAEEVAKWMPVEQYIGGIEHAILHLLYARFWTRALASTGKLEVKEPFASLFTQGMVTHETYSRKDGERTVYYAPEEISREADRALLTQDGGEVEIGRVIKMSKSKKNVVDPDTIVAQHGADAVRWFMLSDSPPERDLPWSEAGIEGCARFVHRLWRIFGTYDGSATGEDRQLARKLHQTIAAIADDIEALSFNKAVARLYELASAVEKADATATRSEAVRSMMLMVAPMMPHLAEEAWHRAGFSGLIAEAAWPEVDPALLVEDEVTIAVQHMGKLRDTLTAPKGASKEALEEMALASEKVQRSIDGAEVRKVIVVPDRLVNIVT
- a CDS encoding nucleotidyltransferase family protein, yielding MDALAADQRLQPHLHARMQRGAIAYHVPDAIAARWQAAHRAAALAALVQRRDILKAAATLRTAGVDAIVLKGGWLSWTVYPDPAERVLRDLDLLVRESDAPRALAALLAAGMEAIEAFPDDPADHAVSHKELAVLATEAGTIVELHAHAWEPPGSLQWPTPPLADERLFAHSVRDRDSGLLALSAQDMLAHLAIHAAYSHRFEVGPLILADVDYLLREHPLDWPTFWDAAETGRFARGAALTLALVDRWRLPGLIERSACPLPVDELAIDHASRLLLQPSGQRRDTRSLAAIRQVHAAEGIAKAAALGFARLGKTMHDPAHMLRRLGDTARALRDPAIARAAESSQMVGDWLDG
- the lptE gene encoding LPS assembly lipoprotein LptE, whose amino-acid sequence is MRGLLLLLGAAVSLSACGLQPMYAGGGSGAVAQGLSQISVPAIPGRQGWLVRNALQDRLGMVDAGAATYRLDVRLDDDLEALGVLNDDTISRERRILRARYQLVDIASGDILLDATAGYDAGIDVVSSEYATIAAEQTALENLSNEIADRIVTELSLALRSGQQ